The stretch of DNA TTTAGTGACTGGGTGCTGCCAGCGTAGCATATCAATTAATATATTTGCTGCTTTTGATTGATTGCTTGGCTGTTCAACTTGTCCAAGAACTGCGATCGCTTCTTGACAAACACGCACAGATGACGACTGCTGTAAGTAAGAGGCAAGATATTCTAAAGCGCAATTTGATTCGATTCGACCTAAAGCCCGCACAATTTCGATTTGAAGCGACTCTGGTGTATGGGGTGATTGCAGTACTTGATACAAACCATTAGCCGCAGCATCTGTCCCTAATCGCCCTAGTGCGATCGCCGCAGCATGACACACGTCAAGATTAAAATCGTAAAGTTTTGGCAACAGCCGTGCAACAAGGTCTAATTCTGTGCATAAGTCAGCACGAAAGCCCAAACCTAAAACCGCTTCGCGTCTTACAGGCGCAGCAATATCATCTAAAGCGTTTAATAGCACTGGCGGAACTTGGGGATCGTGAAAACTACTCAAAGCTTCAATTGCTACAGCGCGAACATGAGGTTGGGGATCGCTAACAACGCTGAGTAACGGCGTAATTGTTTCCGATCGCCGGATGTACGCCAGCGATCGCACTGCAAGTAACCGCGTCTCTTCTGCTGCTAATAATTCGGTAAGTGGTGCAATGGCACTTTTGCCAATTTGTCCGAGTGCTGTCGCGGCGACGGCTTGTAGTTCTTCGTTTTCGGTAGTTTCGATGAGTTCCACTAAAGCTGCGATCGCTTGGGGATCGTCAAATTCGCCTAAAATCCGCACAGCAAACCAACACAGTTCGTCATCGTCTTCTTCGAGAATTTCGACAAGTGGGGCGATCGCGCTTACCCCCAAGCGAGGAATCAATTTTGCTACATCCCAGCGGTGTTGAAAATCTCCTGCAAGTAGCACAGCCATTGCCCAATTGAGGAGTTGCGCTGCTTCCGGTGCCGTATTTACATTATCTTGCGCGCGCTTTTCTCTGGGGATTAGCTGCTGCAAACATTGCACGAGTAATGACCAATCTTTTGCATTAAACGCTACCTGCGCTTGCTCCAACTGAAGTTGAATACTTGTGTTCACAATTGCTGAGTATGCAGATTAGGAATAGCTTAACGCGATCGCAACTAAATTACTTAACTTTGCAGAAAGCTCAACTGCTCGTTTTTCTGCACAATCTGAGTCGTTGCTGAAACTGAAAATACTTTACCTGCTCTTGGCGATCGCTGCTACCACTTTCTTCACAAAACTTCACTTAAACACGCGTGACAATCGCTTGCTAAAGCTTGTAACGCAGTGGTTTTTGCAATTATGCATATTTTGCATCCACCTTGCGACTGAGTTTATTGCAAAAAACGCATAGTTTTAATGCAATTTATTCATAATTTGAAATATTTAGTTACATAAGATACGAAACTACTTGCAATGCGATCTTAACTTGGATGTTGTCAAGCACATTGCAACAAACACATATTTCTGATGTAGCCGCAACTGCAAATCAAAGAAGGTAATTATCGTTCTGTACTAATTAGAAATCTGCGTAACGAGCTATACGAACTTTCGTTTTCAGACCGAATAACCTAACAAACTAAGCCGCTTTGTATCAAAATTTTACTTTTTTCATGTCCAGCGCGCATAGGCAAAGAGGGGACACTATGACAGAAGCAGCCAAGAAGGAAACCCTAAATAAATTCGAGAAATTCAAAGCCGAGAAAGATGGACTGGCGGTCAAAGGCGAACTAGACCATTTTGCAGCGATCGGCTGGGAAGCCATGGACGAAACCGATCGCGACCATCGCCTAAAGTGGGTAGGATTATTCTTTCGCCCTGTGACTCCTGGTAAATTCATGATGCGGATGCGCATACCCAACGGTGTCATCACCAGTCATCAAATGCGCGTACTTGGTGAAGTTGTGCAGCGCTACGGCGATGATGGCAATGCAGACATCACTACCCGACAAAATATTCAGTTACGTGGAATACGAATTGAAGATTTTCCTGGTATTTTCAGCCGCTTTCGCGCCGCTGGATTGACAAGTGTGCAGTCAGGAATGGACAACGTACGTAACATTACAGGCGATCCGGTAGCTGGACTTGATAAAGATGAGTTATTTGATACGCGCGATTTAGTTCGCCAAGTACAAGACATGATTACCAACAACGGCGAAGGCAATCCTGCGTTTACAAACTTACCTCGAAAATTCAACATTGCGATTACCGGCGGGCGCGATAACTCGGTTCATGCCGAAATTAACGACTTAGCATTTATCCCTGCGTTTAAAGACGGTACATTTGGTTTCAACGTTATCGTTGGTGGTTTTTTCTCGGCTAAGCGCTGCGATGCGGCGATTCCGCTGAATGCATGGGTACCGCCTGAAGATGTCGTAGCTGTCTGCAAAGCCGTTTTAGAAGTCTTTCGCGATTGTGGATTGCGGGCAAATCGCCAAAAATCGCGCTTAATGTGGCTCATCGATGAGTGGGGAATTGATAAATTCCGCGCTGAAGTTGAAAAACAACTTGGTCAAGAACTGCAACCTGCTGCGGAGAAAGATGAAATCGATTGGGAAAAACGCGACCATATTGGTGTCTTTCGCCAAAAGCAACCAGGCTTAAATTATGTCGGGCTACATATTCCAGTAGGACGGCTTTACGCCCAAGATATGTTTGATATTGCTCGACTTGCTGAAGTTTATGGTGATGGTGAAATTCGGCTCACGGTAGAGCAAAACTTAATTATTCCCAACATTCCAGATTCGCGCCTAGAGGCATTTTTAGCCGAACCATTATTGCAACGCTTCTCT from Chroococcidiopsis sp. TS-821 encodes:
- a CDS encoding HEAT repeat domain-containing protein, producing the protein MNTSIQLQLEQAQVAFNAKDWSLLVQCLQQLIPREKRAQDNVNTAPEAAQLLNWAMAVLLAGDFQHRWDVAKLIPRLGVSAIAPLVEILEEDDDELCWFAVRILGEFDDPQAIAALVELIETTENEELQAVAATALGQIGKSAIAPLTELLAAEETRLLAVRSLAYIRRSETITPLLSVVSDPQPHVRAVAIEALSSFHDPQVPPVLLNALDDIAAPVRREAVLGLGFRADLCTELDLVARLLPKLYDFNLDVCHAAAIALGRLGTDAAANGLYQVLQSPHTPESLQIEIVRALGRIESNCALEYLASYLQQSSSVRVCQEAIAVLGQVEQPSNQSKAANILIDMLRWQHPVTKLASIKGAIALSLGYLGKLQAIEPLINLLADSERVVKLHAIAALKQLAPEAHQQLQQMTTRDIAPELKEGVAVALAEWSN
- a CDS encoding ferredoxin--nitrite reductase — translated: MTEAAKKETLNKFEKFKAEKDGLAVKGELDHFAAIGWEAMDETDRDHRLKWVGLFFRPVTPGKFMMRMRIPNGVITSHQMRVLGEVVQRYGDDGNADITTRQNIQLRGIRIEDFPGIFSRFRAAGLTSVQSGMDNVRNITGDPVAGLDKDELFDTRDLVRQVQDMITNNGEGNPAFTNLPRKFNIAITGGRDNSVHAEINDLAFIPAFKDGTFGFNVIVGGFFSAKRCDAAIPLNAWVPPEDVVAVCKAVLEVFRDCGLRANRQKSRLMWLIDEWGIDKFRAEVEKQLGQELQPAAEKDEIDWEKRDHIGVFRQKQPGLNYVGLHIPVGRLYAQDMFDIARLAEVYGDGEIRLTVEQNLIIPNIPDSRLEAFLAEPLLQRFSTRPDTLTRGLVSCTGAQFCNFALIETKNRALATIKALEAELHLTRPVRIHWTGCPNSCGQPQVADIGLMGTKVRKNGKAVEGVDIYMGGKVGKDAHLGTCVTKGIPCEDLQPVLRDLLIEHFDAKPKQEAMVTR